One Pseudorhodoplanes sinuspersici DNA segment encodes these proteins:
- a CDS encoding ABC transporter ATP-binding protein/permease — MREGHSPDTVKPSDNHDDKNKAVGKEPSLDDAAAHPPQNDTSKDDPQAEAAKEKRRKRALQSRFWASASGFWGHKGDRLAWPLTIGLLLLILLTVAAQYGINVWNRAIFDALEKKEAARVFTLAMIFFPLAGAAIALGVANVYSRMSTQRRWRAWLSDHILNEWLKNGRYYQLNLVSGDHQNPEGRLTEDLRISTDAPVDFAVGVTTASLSAITFIYVLLTIGGSLTVSLGGNEITIPAFLVIAAVLYAVIASGTMTYVGKRFVEVSESKNQTEAEYRYQLTRVRENGESIALLGGEQEERAGLDRSLIGVLRRWRDLCGQHMRTTIVSQGSAIVAPVLPVILCAPKFLDGSMSLGQVMQAASAFTIVQAAFNWLVDNYPRLADWNACARRVASLMVSLDALERAETGESINRIRRGETTDAALRLKDFNVSLDNGMAVVDDTDIVIKKGERVLIVGASGCGKSTLVRAISGLWPWGGGEIDVLKDARLFLLPQRPYVPTGTLRRAVAYPGAAEDWDLETIGKVLDRVGLGHLIDRIENDEPWDQTLSGGEKQRLTIARVLLHRPDIIVLDEATAALDPKSQDDLMKMLAEEMEGSTILSVGHRPELEQFHSRKLTLEKKPGGAKLVSDILLVKPSSQPRLIGRFLRRQKQSRKAA; from the coding sequence ATGCGCGAAGGCCATTCACCGGACACGGTGAAGCCGTCAGATAATCACGACGACAAGAACAAAGCCGTCGGAAAAGAGCCTTCGCTCGACGATGCTGCCGCTCACCCACCACAGAACGATACGTCAAAGGACGATCCGCAAGCCGAGGCGGCAAAGGAAAAACGGCGCAAGCGCGCGCTGCAGAGCCGGTTCTGGGCGTCGGCCTCCGGCTTCTGGGGCCACAAGGGCGATCGCCTCGCCTGGCCTCTCACCATCGGGCTGTTGCTTCTGATCTTGCTGACGGTCGCCGCGCAATACGGCATCAATGTCTGGAACAGAGCAATCTTCGATGCGCTGGAGAAGAAGGAGGCGGCGCGGGTTTTCACGCTGGCGATGATCTTCTTTCCCCTGGCCGGCGCCGCCATTGCGCTCGGTGTCGCCAATGTCTATTCGCGCATGTCGACGCAGCGGCGGTGGCGCGCATGGCTCAGCGACCATATTCTGAACGAATGGCTGAAGAACGGCCGTTACTATCAGCTCAATCTCGTCAGCGGCGATCATCAAAATCCCGAAGGCCGTCTCACCGAAGATTTGCGGATATCGACCGATGCGCCGGTCGATTTCGCAGTCGGTGTGACGACGGCGTCGCTCTCGGCGATCACCTTCATCTATGTCCTGTTGACCATCGGCGGATCGCTCACTGTATCTCTCGGCGGCAACGAGATCACCATCCCTGCCTTTCTGGTCATCGCCGCCGTGCTCTATGCCGTCATCGCCAGCGGCACGATGACCTATGTCGGCAAGCGCTTCGTCGAAGTTTCTGAATCCAAGAACCAGACCGAAGCCGAATATCGCTATCAGCTCACACGTGTGCGCGAGAATGGCGAGAGCATCGCCCTCCTCGGCGGCGAGCAGGAAGAACGTGCCGGTCTCGACCGTTCGCTGATCGGAGTCTTGCGGCGCTGGCGCGATCTCTGTGGCCAGCACATGCGCACGACTATCGTCTCGCAAGGCTCAGCCATCGTCGCGCCTGTGCTGCCGGTCATCCTCTGCGCGCCGAAATTTCTGGATGGCTCGATGTCACTCGGCCAGGTGATGCAGGCCGCCTCCGCCTTCACCATCGTACAGGCGGCCTTCAACTGGCTGGTCGACAATTATCCCCGCCTCGCCGATTGGAATGCTTGCGCCCGCCGCGTTGCTTCGTTGATGGTGTCGCTCGACGCCCTCGAACGCGCCGAAACCGGCGAAAGCATCAATCGCATCAGGCGCGGCGAGACCACCGACGCCGCTTTGCGGCTGAAGGATTTCAATGTCTCGCTCGACAACGGCATGGCCGTGGTCGACGACACCGATATCGTCATCAAGAAGGGCGAGCGCGTCCTCATTGTCGGCGCTTCCGGCTGCGGCAAAAGCACCCTGGTGCGCGCGATCTCAGGACTGTGGCCGTGGGGCGGTGGCGAGATCGACGTGCTGAAGGACGCGCGGCTGTTCCTCTTGCCACAGCGTCCTTATGTGCCGACCGGCACCTTGCGGCGCGCGGTCGCCTATCCGGGCGCCGCCGAGGACTGGGATCTCGAAACCATCGGCAAGGTGCTGGATCGCGTTGGCCTCGGCCACCTGATCGACCGCATCGAAAATGACGAGCCGTGGGATCAAACGCTGTCCGGCGGCGAGAAGCAGCGTCTCACCATCGCGCGCGTATTGTTGCATCGGCCCGATATCATCGTGCTCGATGAAGCCACCGCCGCGCTCGATCCGAAGAGCCAGGACGACCTGATGAAGATGCTCGCTGAAGAGATGGAGGGGTCGACCATTCTCAGCGTCGGCCATCGCCCCGAGCTTGAGCAATTCCACTCCCGCAAACTGACGCTCGAGAAAAAGCCCGGCGGCGCCAAGCTTGTCAGCGACATTCTCTTGGTGAAGCCATCCTCTCAACCGCGATTGATCGGGCGATTCCTGCGGCGGCAAAAGCAGAGCAGGAAGGCCGCGTAA
- a CDS encoding anhydro-N-acetylmuramic acid kinase — translation MRTYRAIGLMSGTSMDGIDVAAIETDGETVSRFGPSALHPYAENEVALLRAAVDAAVGLTDRKQRPGVIGQAERMVTALHAGAVRGFLDAHGIDPASIDVIGFHGQTILHRPEARLTAQIGDGQALADETGIPVVYDLRAEDVAVGGQGAPLVPVYHRALVNMLDRPRPVAVLNIGGVANVTFIDGAGDPWACDTGPGNALIDDFMRARAGASRDENGGAGARGKVDDGAVARVLAHPFFALKPPKSLDRNAFREWVAEQAAVSEMKVEDGAATLTAITAATIAAVVPQLPKAPRTWIVCGGGASNPTLMRMLRERLSPASVEAADAVGWSADAIEAQAFAYLAVRSMRGLPITFPTTTGVAAPMTGGVLVEPRGRKVKKSF, via the coding sequence TTGCGGACCTATCGCGCTATCGGGCTGATGAGCGGCACGTCCATGGACGGCATCGACGTCGCTGCGATCGAAACCGACGGCGAGACCGTCTCCCGTTTCGGCCCCTCGGCACTGCATCCCTACGCCGAAAACGAGGTGGCCCTGCTGCGCGCGGCGGTGGACGCCGCCGTGGGCCTGACCGACCGCAAGCAACGGCCGGGTGTGATTGGGCAGGCCGAGCGGATGGTGACGGCGCTGCATGCAGGTGCGGTGCGCGGCTTCCTCGACGCCCATGGCATCGATCCTGCCAGTATCGACGTGATAGGCTTTCACGGCCAGACGATCCTGCATCGCCCTGAGGCAAGGCTGACGGCGCAGATCGGCGACGGGCAGGCGCTTGCGGACGAAACCGGCATTCCCGTGGTCTATGACCTTCGGGCTGAGGATGTCGCGGTCGGCGGGCAGGGCGCGCCGCTGGTGCCGGTCTATCATCGCGCGCTGGTGAACATGCTTGATCGTCCGCGCCCGGTTGCCGTGCTGAATATCGGCGGTGTCGCCAACGTCACGTTCATTGACGGTGCGGGTGATCCCTGGGCCTGCGACACCGGACCGGGCAATGCGCTGATCGACGATTTCATGCGGGCGCGTGCTGGCGCCTCGCGTGATGAGAATGGCGGAGCGGGGGCGCGCGGCAAGGTCGACGACGGCGCGGTCGCGCGCGTGCTGGCGCATCCCTTCTTTGCGTTGAAACCGCCAAAGTCGCTCGACCGCAACGCCTTCCGCGAGTGGGTGGCGGAGCAGGCCGCTGTGTCGGAGATGAAAGTTGAAGACGGTGCGGCGACGCTGACCGCCATCACCGCGGCGACCATTGCCGCGGTCGTTCCGCAATTGCCGAAAGCGCCGCGCACATGGATTGTTTGCGGCGGCGGCGCCAGCAATCCGACATTGATGCGGATGCTGCGCGAGCGGCTTTCGCCTGCAAGCGTTGAAGCAGCGGATGCGGTCGGTTGGAGCGCGGATGCGATCGAGGCACAGGCTTTTGCTTATCTCGCCGTGCGATCAATGCGGGGATTACCCATTACATTCCCGACGACAACGGGTGTTGCGGCTCCCATGACGGGCGGCGTGCTGGTCGAACCGCGCGGACGGAAAGTGAAAAAGTCCTTTTAG
- the tyrS gene encoding tyrosine--tRNA ligase, producing MSQFKSDFLRVLSDRGFIHQVSEPEALDALAASSRITAYIGYDCTAPSLHIGHLLPIMMLHWMQQTGHRPIALMGGGTTRVGDPSGKDESRRILTEDTINENLKSIRATFSKFLTFGDGPGDAVMANNADWLNTLNYIDFLRDVGRHFSINRMLSFDSVKLRLERQQELSFLEFNYMILQAYDFVELHKRYGCVLQMGGSDQWGNIINGIDLGRRIQNAQLFALTAPLITTSSGAKMGKTAAGAVWLNADLVSPYDYWQFWRNTEDGDVERFLKLFTVLPLDEIARLGALKGQEINDAKKTLATEATALMHGREAAELAAETARQTFEEGALSEDLPTIEIKKADLDKGLGVLAANVEAGLVASTSEARRQIKGGGLKINDATVIDEKMVLTAKDLTPEGVIKLSLGRKKHVLLKPV from the coding sequence ATGAGCCAGTTCAAATCGGATTTTCTTCGCGTCCTGTCGGACCGCGGTTTCATTCATCAGGTCTCGGAACCGGAGGCTTTGGACGCGCTCGCGGCCTCCTCCCGGATTACCGCCTATATCGGCTATGACTGCACCGCCCCCTCGCTGCATATCGGCCACCTCTTGCCGATCATGATGCTGCACTGGATGCAGCAGACCGGTCACCGGCCGATCGCGCTGATGGGCGGTGGCACCACGAGAGTTGGCGATCCGTCGGGCAAGGACGAGTCGCGCCGGATTCTGACCGAAGACACCATCAACGAGAATCTGAAGAGCATCCGCGCGACCTTCTCGAAATTCCTGACCTTCGGCGACGGCCCCGGCGACGCGGTGATGGCCAACAATGCCGACTGGCTGAATACGCTCAATTACATCGACTTTCTGCGCGATGTCGGCCGGCATTTCTCGATCAACCGCATGCTGTCGTTCGATTCGGTGAAGCTGCGGCTTGAGCGCCAGCAGGAATTGTCCTTCCTCGAATTCAACTACATGATCCTGCAGGCCTACGACTTCGTGGAGTTGCACAAGCGCTACGGCTGCGTGCTGCAGATGGGCGGCTCCGACCAATGGGGCAACATCATCAACGGCATCGATCTCGGCCGCCGGATTCAGAACGCACAGCTCTTCGCACTGACCGCACCGCTGATCACCACCTCCTCCGGCGCCAAGATGGGCAAGACCGCGGCGGGCGCCGTGTGGCTGAATGCCGACCTGGTGAGCCCTTACGATTATTGGCAATTCTGGCGCAACACGGAGGACGGCGACGTCGAACGCTTCCTCAAGCTGTTCACGGTGCTGCCGCTCGATGAGATTGCACGGCTTGGCGCCTTGAAGGGGCAAGAGATCAACGACGCCAAGAAGACGCTGGCGACCGAAGCGACGGCGCTGATGCATGGCCGCGAAGCCGCCGAACTCGCAGCGGAAACCGCACGCCAGACCTTCGAGGAAGGCGCACTGTCCGAAGATCTTCCCACCATCGAGATCAAGAAGGCCGATCTCGACAAAGGATTGGGCGTTCTGGCCGCAAATGTGGAAGCTGGCCTTGTCGCCTCGACCAGCGAGGCGCGGCGTCAGATCAAGGGCGGCGGCCTCAAAATCAACGATGCGACGGTCATCGACGAGAAGATGGTGCTAACGGCAAAGGACCTGACGCCCGAAGGCGTCATCAAGCTTTCGCTCGGCCGCAAGAAGCACGTCTTGCTGAAACCGGTCTAA
- a CDS encoding AsmA-like C-terminal region-containing protein yields MTKPDHASRFHCLRDLEDTLKAHRERTPCHDLRTRALRLWWRARRELRRPLARRIAYGVGGVAAFAFIACTGLWLRLGAGPIEINFASPWISSAVQQAIGQQHRVMIGGTQIERDQSGRTSVRIRDMQVRDTEGVVVANAQKAEVSLSGASLLRGQLRAQRVSLVGAELSVRIEQDGQVTISTGTDRPLAATPAIIRPAGALTPGQAPHVQLAPPSTASISPAPGQTLEATGAERFVAFVSWLDRLSETGLDGQGLGEIGLKDGVLKVDDLRTDKHWTFEHINFSINRPGSGISVRLSSDDDERPWSLVAAIRQSGVQRRAVRISLDRVSIKDLFLATRIGDGQFQADIPLTGELRAEIGPDSLPRIVEGKFTAGSGILGNPADIGGHVQIDRADLTLDWDANRRSLAMPFQIQSGANRVTLFSRFEAPNMPGDPWRATVAGGSVVLSDGADDPRTLVLNKIMMRANLDLMRRRIDLVQGDLGGAGVAGSLSGSVDFSGSDPRLTIGLAITPMSSDVAKKVWPIFIATKVRNWVAENLQSGDIERVDIATNAPIETLKEGGPPIPADGLSVDVTVRNATIRPVTGLPPITEADLKTSIKGRQVVVSVGRGIIDLGGGRKLTLTNGVFEVPDTDPKAPPAQARFRIDGPVPVALELLNMERLRGQAAIPMDAANSRGNFSGQVTVGLPITADPPPNSTQYTINLDVAGFAADKMVMGQKIEAQALKVSANNQGYQIRGDVRINGTPAALDYRKTNDSPDADVRVQATLDEAARARFGFATGSSLSGPVPVKIAGKISDNKDARLTIDADLTPSRIENLLPGWVKPAGKTNRAVFTLVSREKGTRFEDIVIDGSGANVRGTVELDAAGDLASAVFPVFALSDGDKTSVKAERGNDGVMRISMRGDVYDGRGFVKAFFGGGDANEKPKTVGIDLDVDVRLGAIAGHNGEALRGVDLKVSRRNGQIRTFALNSKIGRDAALTGELRSSAQRKNVMYFEAHDAGALMRFTDTYPRMHGGQMWVAMDAPTGDQAPQDGIVNFRDFWVRGEPALNNVVGAAQNDSRGVEFTRMKVDFTRMPGKLQVKEGVVRGPTVGATVDGTIDFAKNDVRMRGTFVPLYGLNNALGQIPIVGLFLGGANEGLVGITYEVVGPPSSPTLRVNPISAVAPGMLRKFFEFPNSNRIEMPDAAPVGAATR; encoded by the coding sequence ATGACCAAACCGGATCACGCATCACGCTTTCACTGTTTGCGTGACCTTGAGGACACCCTCAAGGCACACCGGGAACGTACGCCCTGTCATGACCTTCGGACACGGGCATTGCGGCTGTGGTGGCGCGCCCGGCGCGAGCTGCGGCGCCCGCTGGCGCGGCGAATCGCGTACGGCGTCGGTGGTGTAGCCGCGTTCGCCTTTATTGCCTGTACCGGTCTGTGGCTGCGGCTAGGCGCGGGTCCGATCGAAATCAATTTCGCCTCGCCCTGGATATCCTCCGCCGTTCAACAGGCGATCGGTCAGCAGCATCGTGTGATGATCGGCGGCACCCAGATTGAACGGGATCAATCCGGCCGGACATCGGTTCGTATTCGCGACATGCAGGTCCGCGATACCGAAGGCGTAGTGGTTGCCAATGCCCAAAAAGCCGAAGTCTCGTTATCCGGGGCGAGCTTGCTGCGTGGGCAATTGCGGGCGCAGCGCGTCAGTCTCGTCGGCGCAGAATTGTCGGTTCGGATCGAGCAGGACGGGCAGGTCACGATTTCGACCGGAACGGACCGGCCGCTGGCTGCGACCCCAGCCATCATCAGACCAGCCGGGGCTCTGACGCCCGGACAAGCACCGCATGTTCAATTGGCTCCGCCATCGACCGCATCCATCAGTCCGGCACCGGGGCAAACCTTGGAAGCCACGGGTGCGGAACGCTTTGTTGCGTTCGTGTCCTGGCTCGACCGGCTGTCGGAGACAGGCCTCGACGGTCAGGGGCTCGGTGAAATCGGTCTGAAGGATGGCGTGCTGAAAGTCGACGACCTGCGCACCGACAAGCATTGGACGTTTGAGCACATCAATTTCAGCATCAATCGGCCAGGCAGCGGCATCTCTGTGCGGTTGAGTTCCGATGACGACGAACGGCCCTGGTCGCTCGTGGCGGCCATCCGCCAAAGCGGGGTGCAACGCAGAGCGGTGCGTATCAGTCTCGACCGCGTTTCCATCAAGGATCTGTTTCTTGCAACGCGTATCGGTGACGGACAATTCCAGGCCGATATTCCGCTGACCGGTGAACTCCGGGCCGAGATCGGACCCGATTCCCTACCACGCATCGTGGAGGGCAAATTCACCGCGGGTTCGGGCATTCTCGGCAACCCGGCCGATATCGGCGGGCATGTTCAGATCGATCGTGCCGACCTGACGCTCGACTGGGATGCCAACCGGCGCAGTCTTGCGATGCCGTTCCAGATTCAGTCTGGCGCCAATCGCGTGACCTTGTTCAGCCGCTTCGAGGCGCCGAATATGCCGGGGGACCCGTGGCGGGCCACAGTGGCCGGTGGCTCAGTCGTGCTGAGCGATGGCGCGGACGATCCGCGAACCCTAGTGCTCAACAAGATCATGATGCGCGCCAATCTCGATCTCATGCGCCGTCGCATCGATCTCGTGCAGGGCGATCTGGGCGGCGCGGGCGTTGCCGGTTCGCTCAGCGGCAGTGTCGATTTTTCCGGCAGCGATCCGCGGCTGACGATCGGTCTGGCGATCACGCCGATGAGCTCTGATGTCGCCAAGAAGGTCTGGCCGATTTTCATTGCGACCAAGGTGCGCAATTGGGTTGCCGAAAATCTGCAGAGCGGAGACATCGAGCGCGTCGATATTGCCACCAATGCGCCGATCGAGACGCTGAAGGAGGGAGGCCCGCCCATTCCCGCCGACGGCTTGTCGGTCGATGTCACGGTCCGTAACGCGACGATCCGGCCGGTGACCGGGCTGCCGCCGATCACCGAGGCCGATCTGAAAACCAGTATCAAGGGCCGTCAGGTGGTCGTCAGTGTCGGCCGGGGCATCATCGACCTTGGTGGCGGCCGCAAGCTGACGCTGACCAACGGTGTATTCGAAGTGCCGGATACGGATCCGAAGGCGCCACCGGCGCAAGCGCGCTTCCGGATTGACGGGCCGGTGCCGGTCGCTCTCGAACTGCTCAACATGGAGCGACTGCGCGGGCAGGCCGCCATTCCGATGGATGCAGCGAACAGCCGTGGCAATTTCAGCGGGCAGGTGACGGTCGGATTGCCGATTACCGCCGATCCGCCGCCGAACTCAACGCAATACACCATCAATCTCGATGTTGCCGGATTCGCCGCCGACAAGATGGTGATGGGCCAGAAAATCGAAGCGCAGGCCCTGAAGGTCAGTGCCAACAATCAGGGCTATCAGATCAGGGGTGATGTCCGCATCAACGGTACTCCGGCGGCTCTGGATTATCGCAAGACCAATGACAGTCCCGACGCCGATGTGCGGGTGCAGGCGACGCTCGACGAAGCGGCGCGTGCTCGTTTTGGTTTTGCCACAGGCTCATCCCTGAGTGGACCGGTGCCGGTTAAGATCGCCGGCAAGATTTCGGACAACAAGGATGCGCGGCTGACGATCGACGCCGACCTCACGCCATCCAGGATCGAGAATCTGTTGCCGGGCTGGGTGAAACCCGCGGGCAAGACCAACCGGGCCGTCTTCACGCTGGTTAGCCGCGAAAAAGGCACGCGTTTCGAAGACATCGTCATCGACGGCTCTGGCGCCAATGTTCGCGGAACGGTCGAACTCGATGCGGCGGGCGATCTCGCCTCCGCGGTATTTCCGGTCTTCGCGCTCTCCGATGGCGATAAGACCAGTGTGAAGGCCGAGCGGGGCAATGACGGCGTGATGCGCATATCGATGCGCGGCGATGTCTATGATGGTCGTGGTTTCGTGAAGGCGTTCTTCGGCGGCGGGGACGCGAACGAAAAGCCGAAGACCGTCGGCATCGATCTCGATGTCGACGTTCGCCTCGGCGCGATTGCCGGCCACAATGGCGAAGCACTGCGCGGCGTCGACCTGAAAGTATCGCGCCGGAACGGCCAGATCCGCACCTTCGCTCTTAACTCCAAGATCGGACGCGATGCTGCCTTGACGGGAGAACTGCGATCGTCGGCACAGCGCAAGAACGTCATGTATTTCGAGGCGCATGATGCCGGCGCGCTGATGCGCTTCACCGATACCTATCCGCGCATGCATGGCGGCCAGATGTGGGTGGCGATGGATGCGCCAACCGGCGATCAGGCGCCGCAGGACGGTATCGTCAATTTCCGCGACTTCTGGGTACGCGGCGAGCCGGCGCTCAACAACGTCGTCGGTGCGGCACAGAATGATTCACGCGGTGTCGAATTCACCCGCATGAAGGTCGATTTCACGCGAATGCCCGGAAAACTGCAGGTGAAAGAAGGGGTGGTGCGCGGTCCGACCGTCGGCGCGACGGTGGACGGCACGATCGATTTCGCCAAGAACGATGTGCGTATGCGCGGCACCTTTGTGCCGCTTTACGGCTTGAACAACGCGCTCGGGCAAATCCCGATCGTTGGTTTGTTCCTGGGCGGCGCCAATGAGGGGCTTGTCGGTATCACTTATGAGGTGGTGGGGCCGCCTAGCTCACCGACATTGCGCGTTAACCCGATTTCCGCCGTTGCGCCCGGCATGCTGCGCAAATTCTTCGAATTTCCGAACTCTAACCGGATCGAGATGCCGGATGCGGCGCCGGTCGGCGCCGCGACGCGCTGA
- the bcp gene encoding thioredoxin-dependent thiol peroxidase, with protein sequence MTKALVDGGKAPAFNLSGSDGGKISLADFKGRKLVLYFYPKADTPGCTQEAIDFSQLRAAFEKAGTSVLGVSADPVRALDRFQAKHDLNVALGSDESHAMLEAYGVWGQKSMFGKKYMGVNRTTFLIGPDGRIAKIWPKVKVSGHAKEVLEAAKAL encoded by the coding sequence ATGACAAAGGCTCTGGTCGACGGCGGCAAAGCTCCGGCCTTCAACCTGTCCGGCAGCGACGGGGGCAAGATTTCTCTCGCCGATTTCAAGGGACGCAAGCTCGTCCTCTATTTCTATCCCAAGGCCGACACCCCCGGCTGCACCCAGGAAGCCATCGACTTTTCCCAACTCAGGGCGGCCTTCGAAAAGGCCGGAACCAGCGTGCTCGGTGTTTCCGCCGATCCGGTCCGAGCCCTCGATCGGTTCCAAGCCAAGCATGATCTCAATGTCGCGCTCGGCTCCGACGAAAGCCACGCCATGCTCGAAGCCTACGGCGTGTGGGGCCAAAAATCGATGTTCGGAAAGAAATACATGGGTGTGAACCGCACGACCTTCCTGATCGGTCCGGACGGACGAATCGCCAAAATCTGGCCGAAGGTCAAAGTGTCCGGTCATGCGAAAGAGGTCCTCGAAGCGGCCAAGGCATTATAG
- a CDS encoding M23 family metallopeptidase → MSYRSIHQPPRHRHYAQPQDSWASEAPDAHHRPLYQHAPVPPQHARLQQRPPVQAQSPRRKHAGGDYTLAHGRRQVRLGPFAFWVVVGGLIVMAGWSVLTGTYFAFHDDVLKRLIARQAEMQFAYEDRIAELRAQVDRIASRQLLDQEQFEQKLDQAIRKQAVLEQRTETLSALPDMMTTGSIPKPAKGGHQRRSSLRPSPIDNTDFTATAPDREARSFVPWRNSNKPRGGLEAALARVQDSLERLEAKQASALNALEESFEAKAKRIRSALADIGINTGKAAAAPSSGVGGPYVPANLTSDNKSFERQLSRIQVSRLQVDRLTRTLNDIPIRKPVSGEIDMSSGFGMRMDPFLRSPAMHTGLDMRGDTGEPVRVTANGTVTIAGVNGGYGKLVEVEHSNGLATRYAHLSSIDVRLGQTVKIGQIIGKIGSTGRSTGPHLHYETRVDGDPVDPQKYLRAGVRLGLNELR, encoded by the coding sequence ATGTCGTACCGGTCCATTCATCAACCTCCGCGACATCGGCATTACGCCCAACCGCAAGATAGCTGGGCCTCCGAGGCTCCCGACGCTCATCACCGGCCGCTCTATCAACACGCACCGGTGCCTCCGCAACATGCCCGCCTACAACAGCGCCCGCCCGTGCAGGCTCAGTCGCCTCGCCGCAAGCATGCCGGGGGCGACTACACACTGGCTCACGGTCGACGTCAGGTCAGGCTGGGACCGTTTGCGTTCTGGGTTGTTGTCGGCGGATTGATCGTTATGGCCGGCTGGTCGGTCCTGACCGGCACCTATTTTGCTTTCCATGATGACGTTCTGAAGCGGTTGATCGCTCGCCAGGCCGAGATGCAATTCGCTTATGAGGATCGTATTGCCGAATTGCGGGCCCAGGTCGATCGCATTGCCAGCCGTCAGTTGCTCGATCAGGAGCAATTCGAGCAAAAGCTGGACCAGGCGATCCGCAAACAAGCCGTGCTTGAGCAGCGCACCGAGACGCTCTCGGCTCTTCCAGATATGATGACGACGGGATCGATTCCAAAGCCGGCGAAGGGCGGTCATCAGCGCAGATCGTCGCTAAGGCCCTCCCCGATCGACAATACCGATTTCACTGCAACGGCTCCGGATCGAGAGGCGCGTTCCTTTGTCCCTTGGCGCAATTCAAACAAGCCACGCGGAGGCTTAGAAGCTGCGCTGGCGCGGGTGCAAGATTCGCTTGAGAGGCTGGAAGCGAAACAGGCCAGCGCGCTCAATGCACTTGAAGAAAGTTTTGAAGCCAAAGCAAAACGCATCCGCTCCGCCCTTGCAGATATCGGCATCAACACTGGCAAAGCCGCTGCAGCACCATCATCCGGTGTCGGCGGCCCTTACGTTCCCGCCAATCTCACGTCGGACAACAAATCCTTCGAACGCCAGCTCTCTCGCATTCAGGTTTCGCGATTGCAGGTCGATCGTCTGACGCGCACGCTAAACGACATTCCGATCCGAAAGCCGGTCAGCGGCGAGATCGATATGTCATCTGGTTTCGGCATGCGCATGGATCCTTTCCTGCGCTCGCCGGCGATGCATACCGGCCTCGATATGCGCGGCGATACGGGCGAACCCGTTCGCGTCACGGCGAACGGGACGGTAACAATTGCCGGCGTGAATGGCGGCTATGGCAAGCTGGTTGAAGTCGAGCACAGCAACGGTCTGGCAACACGCTACGCCCATTTATCCTCTATCGATGTGAGGCTCGGTCAGACTGTGAAGATCGGGCAGATCATCGGCAAGATCGGCTCAACTGGCCGTTCAACTGGTCCGCATCTGCATTACGAAACGCGCGTCGACGGCGATCCGGTTGATCCGCAGAAATATTTGCGTGCGGGCGTTCGTCTCGGCCTCAACGAGCTTCGCTGA
- the prfB gene encoding peptide chain release factor 2 (programmed frameshift) translates to MRAETEALVEDIKRSVGLLRRHLDFDASNARLAELNALAEDPSLWNDPQRASKVMQERTALEDQLNAIGRIQQDLDDNVGLIELGEAEQDQSVVTEAEQALQALKAEAARRELEALLSGEADANDTFLEVHAGAGGTESQDWASMLMRMFVRWAEQHKYKVEYLEESPGEEAGLKSATVKISGRNAYGWLKSENGVHRLVRISPFDSNARRHTSFASVNVYPVIDDRIQIDIDESQVRVDTMRASGAGGQHVNKTESAIRLTHIPTNIVVYCQNDRSQHRNRAQAWDMLRARLYERELKIREEKAAAENAAKTDIGWGHQIRSYVLQPYQMVKDLRTGVSTSDTAGVLNGDLDPFMAAALAQKAFGGGPESVEDVD, encoded by the exons ATGCGCGCTGAAACTGAAGCACTCGTAGAAGATATCAAGCGGTCAGTCGGACTGCTGAGGAGGCATCTT GACTTCGATGCATCCAATGCCCGTCTTGCCGAACTGAATGCCCTTGCCGAAGATCCATCGCTTTGGAACGACCCACAGCGGGCGTCCAAGGTGATGCAAGAGCGCACGGCGCTCGAAGATCAACTCAACGCTATCGGTCGTATCCAGCAAGACCTCGATGATAATGTCGGATTGATCGAGCTTGGCGAAGCCGAGCAGGATCAGTCCGTCGTCACTGAGGCCGAGCAGGCTTTGCAGGCATTGAAGGCTGAAGCCGCACGCCGCGAACTTGAGGCGCTGCTGTCGGGCGAGGCTGACGCCAACGATACCTTCCTCGAAGTCCATGCCGGAGCTGGTGGTACCGAAAGCCAGGATTGGGCGAGCATGTTGATGCGCATGTTCGTGCGCTGGGCTGAGCAACACAAATACAAGGTCGAGTATCTCGAAGAATCGCCCGGCGAAGAGGCCGGCCTCAAATCGGCAACGGTGAAGATTTCCGGCCGGAATGCCTATGGTTGGTTGAAATCGGAAAATGGCGTGCACCGTCTGGTTCGCATTTCGCCCTTCGATTCCAATGCGCGGCGCCATACGTCATTCGCCAGTGTGAACGTTTATCCGGTGATCGACGATCGGATCCAGATCGACATCGACGAATCCCAGGTGCGCGTCGATACCATGCGCGCGAGCGGAGCGGGCGGTCAGCACGTCAACAAGACGGAATCGGCAATCCGCCTGACGCATATTCCGACCAATATCGTGGTCTACTGCCAGAATGATCGTTCGCAGCATCGTAATCGTGCGCAGGCATGGGACATGCTGCGTGCGCGATTGTATGAGCGTGAACTCAAGATCCGCGAAGAAAAGGCTGCTGCGGAAAACGCCGCCAAGACCGATATCGGTTGGGGACATCAGATCCGCTCTTACGTGCTGCAGCCTTATCAGATGGTGAAGGATCTGCGTACCGGCGTCTCCACGTCGGACACGGCCGGTGTTCTCAATGGGGATCTCGACCCGTTCATGGCTGCTGCGCTGGCGCAGAAGGCGTTCGGCGGTGGTCCGGAAAGTGTCGAAGACGTCGACTGA